The Stackebrandtia nassauensis DSM 44728 genome includes the window GGCGGCGGGGGTGACCTCGGTGCCGATCCCGTCCCCGGGGATCACGGCCAAACGGTGAGTCGTCATGGGCCGATTCAACAGCGCCGACGCCGTCCGCGTCCAAGACGCGGTGACGATGCGGGATATAGGCGAAACCTATCCGTCGGTGGCGATCTTGAGGAACTCGGCCGCCGCGGGGGTGAGCCGGTCGGCGCGGCTGACCAGCGCGACGTGCAGGTAGGCGGCCGGTTCCAGCTCCAGCACCAGGGCGCCGGACTTCTCGGCCAGCGTCGTCCACGCCTCGGTCAGCACCGCCGAGCCGACGCCCCGCAGCACCAGCGGCAGGATCGCCTCGCGGTGCTCGGTCTCCACCGCGATCGTCAGGTCCAGCCCGTCGGCCTTGAGGTCGTCGATGTAACGGCGCATGCCGGTGCCGGGCTGCCCGGCGATGACGCGCTGCCCCGACAGTTTCGCGGGGGTGACGACGGTGCCGGGCGCGAACGGCCCGTCCGGCGCCGAGATGAGCACGAACCGGTGCCGCCCCAGATCGTGCACCTTCAGGTCGGCGTCCACGACGGGTTCGGGCGCCGCCAACAGCCCCAGCTCGGCGATTCCGGTGTGGACCATCTCGGTGACGACGCGCGGCCACGGCGCCGACTTGATCGACACCGACATGCCCGGGTGCCGGTGCGAGAACCGCTCCACCATGCCCGACAACGGTTCCACGGCCTGCGAGGGCATCGCGGCGATGTCGACGCGTCCGGTGCGAAGCCCGGTGACCGAGCCGATCGAGGCGCGCGCCAGCTCCAGGCTGCGCACCGCCTGCCGGGCCGGTTCCACCAGGGCGCGCCCGGCCTCGGTGAGCACCACTCCCCTGCCGATGCGGTGGAACAGCATGCTGCCCAGGTCGCGCTCGAGCGTGCGGATGGCCTGCGACAGGGACGGTTGTGCCAAATACAGCGCCTTCGCGGCCCGGTTGAACCCGCCGTTGTCGACGACGGCGAGAAAATACTCGAGCTGGCGGACGTCCATTCAGTCCTTCCTGACCACACCGGGCACTGATAGGCGCAGCCTAACGGTCAGGTAGTCAACTTGTCTTGGACCCGACCCATGATCACAGTCTTGAATAGATGAATATTTGCCGACGGTCGCGTGCCCTCGCGACCGGCAAGCCCGAAAGGGAATTGTCTGATGAGTGAGAAGAACGAGCCCACGGCCGCGACGGCCACCGACGTCGACAAGGCACTGCTGGGCCACGCCACCTACCGCAGCCTCGGCGAGCAGGTGCTGACACCGGCCGAGGAACGCTTCGAGAAGGCGCGCCGCACCACCGGCCTGTGGCTGGCGCCGCTGGTGACGCTCGTGTTCCTGCTGTTGCCCATGAACCTGAAGTTCGAGCAGCAGACGCTGGCCGCGGTGCTGCTGGGTGTCATCGTCTTGTGGGTCACCGAGGCGGTGCCGATCCCCATCGGCGGTCTCATCGGTGTCGGAGCCATCGTGGTCCTCGGGGCGGCACCACTGGTGGAGGACAAGAAACCCGCCGAGATCGTGTTGGCGCCGTTCGGTTCGCCGACCCTGTTCACGTTCATCGGCGCGTTCATCATCGCGCAGGCGATGCTCAAGCACGGCCTGGCGCGACGGTTCGCGTTCTTCATCCTGAACCTGCCCGGCGTCGGCAAGTCGACCACCCGCGTCATCATCGCCTTCGGCGTCATCACCTGTCTGCTGTCGGCCTTCGTGTCCAACACCGCGACCGTGGCGATGCTGCTGCCGACGGCACTGGGCCTGCTGGCCGTCATCGCGAAACTGTTGCAGCGCAAGGAAATCGTCGCCAAGAACTTCGACCCGACCCGGCTGCGCGTCGGCGCGGCCCTGGTCCTGATGCTCGCCTACGGCGCCAGCGTCGGCGGCCTGTTGACCCCGGTGGGCAGCCCGCCCAACCTGATCGGGCGGGAACTGATCCAGAAGGTCACCGGCAAACCCATCACCTTCTTCGACTGGATGGGCGTGGCGGTACCGATCTGCGCGCTCATGTTCGTGGTGCTGGCGGTCGTGCTGCTGCTGCTCAACAAGCCGGAGATCAAGAAGCTCGAAGGCGTCGAGGAGTTCGTGCGCGGCGAACGCGCCAAGCTGGGCAAGCTGTCCCGCGCCGAGAAGAACACCCTGGTGGCCTTCGGCGTCACCGTGACACTGTGGATCTTCCCGGGTGTCATCGCGCTGATCTTCGGTCCGGAGTCGGAGACCTTCACCTTCGTGCGCGACCGCCTCGACGAGGGCATCGTCGCCGTGCTGGGCGCCTCGCTGCTGTTCGTGCTGCCGGTGGCGTGGAAGGCCCGCGAGTTCACGCTGCGCTGGAGCGACGCCGCCGCCATCGACTGGGGCACCATCGTCCTGTTCGGAACCGGCATCATCTTCGGTTCGCTGTTGGCCAGCACCGGCCTGGCGGAGCTGATCGGCAAGTCCGCCTCCAACGCCCTCGGCCTGACCAGCCTGTTCGCGATCACGGCCTTCGCGGTGGTGCTGGCGATCGTGGTCTCCGAGACCACCAGCAACACGGCCTCGGCGCAGGTGGTCGTGCCGATCATCCTGCCGATCGCCGCGGCGGCCGACGTCAACATCCTGATCCCGGGCCTGGCCGCCACCTTCGCGGCCTCCTTCGGGTTCATGCTGCCGGTGTCGACACCGCAGAACGCGATCGCCTACGGTTCCGGCGTCGTGCCCATCACCCGGATGATCCGCTCCGGCGTCAGCTTCGACGTGCTGGGCGCGATCCTGATCCTGCTGCTGTTGCCGCTCATGGCCGGAGCACTCGGTCTGGTCTAGGGCATCAGCGACCGCGACCGCAGCCACGAGTCCAGTTCGCCGAAGAACAGGCTGCGGGCCGGTTCCCGCGACAGCGCCAGATCGTGCCGGCCGCCGGTGATGCGGACGACGTCGACGTCGGGCCCCAGTTTCGGGGCCCAGCGGACGATGTCGTCCGCGTCCAGCACCGCGTCCGAAGTGTGCACCGCGTCGCTCCACTGTGCCTCGCGGTAGGTGTCGGCCGCGGCGGCCACCAGCACCGGCACCTTGATCTCCAGTCCCCGCCGCAGTTGTCGTTGCGCCCGGTCCACCGCCCGCAGCCAGCCCAGGCGGATCGGGGTGCCCGCCAGCGGTTTCCAGGCCAGGTCGAAGTCCCACTCGCCCTTGTGATCCCGGTGTAGTGACTCC containing:
- a CDS encoding SLC13 family permease, with amino-acid sequence MSEKNEPTAATATDVDKALLGHATYRSLGEQVLTPAEERFEKARRTTGLWLAPLVTLVFLLLPMNLKFEQQTLAAVLLGVIVLWVTEAVPIPIGGLIGVGAIVVLGAAPLVEDKKPAEIVLAPFGSPTLFTFIGAFIIAQAMLKHGLARRFAFFILNLPGVGKSTTRVIIAFGVITCLLSAFVSNTATVAMLLPTALGLLAVIAKLLQRKEIVAKNFDPTRLRVGAALVLMLAYGASVGGLLTPVGSPPNLIGRELIQKVTGKPITFFDWMGVAVPICALMFVVLAVVLLLLNKPEIKKLEGVEEFVRGERAKLGKLSRAEKNTLVAFGVTVTLWIFPGVIALIFGPESETFTFVRDRLDEGIVAVLGASLLFVLPVAWKAREFTLRWSDAAAIDWGTIVLFGTGIIFGSLLASTGLAELIGKSASNALGLTSLFAITAFAVVLAIVVSETTSNTASAQVVVPIILPIAAAADVNILIPGLAATFAASFGFMLPVSTPQNAIAYGSGVVPITRMIRSGVSFDVLGAILILLLLPLMAGALGLV
- a CDS encoding LysR family transcriptional regulator, with the protein product MDVRQLEYFLAVVDNGGFNRAAKALYLAQPSLSQAIRTLERDLGSMLFHRIGRGVVLTEAGRALVEPARQAVRSLELARASIGSVTGLRTGRVDIAAMPSQAVEPLSGMVERFSHRHPGMSVSIKSAPWPRVVTEMVHTGIAELGLLAAPEPVVDADLKVHDLGRHRFVLISAPDGPFAPGTVVTPAKLSGQRVIAGQPGTGMRRYIDDLKADGLDLTIAVETEHREAILPLVLRGVGSAVLTEAWTTLAEKSGALVLELEPAAYLHVALVSRADRLTPAAAEFLKIATDG